Proteins encoded within one genomic window of bacterium:
- a CDS encoding response regulator, translating into MNLVDYKNISNDSFKEEINAIISKSVSIGALLAGILVPFFSVLDFIFKQQHFTLFLFVRIAVSLCAWIIYAITFSNYKKSYYLGALLTIIIGGSIALMCYLDLGPADPYYAGINLPILGFGILLPMTLKQSIIPSAIVWLLYVIPNLLILDAQNIQIFISNNFFIVSTIVISAASSRFHLRQRKAQWLTNNKLATAHNKIESYAKDLEKEVDNRTKQALQSEKLAAVGQLAGGIAHDFNNILTAILGTSQILLQSLHEDDPLREDINTIYKAGTRAVDLVKQLLAFSKNQVMQPKVININEILLISKRMLSRIIGEDIKLIVNCCEKLKFVKADPVQIEQIIFNLAVNARDAMANGGTLTIETSNITLTEINRHNFNISIPSGDYVILTVSDTGTGMQDDIREKIFEPFFTTKESLGTGLGLSTVYGIVKQSGGYIICQSKLEQGTTFKIFLPVSTENGNSELSGDKKDKINFRGTETILLVEDEDEVRKLTARILKKFGYTVLEAEKPVKAIAIADQFHGKIDLLLTDIIMPDMNGKALADKILGEHPDIKVLFTSGYINNKLTKFIDAKFRSAFLQKPFTMEELTSKIRTVLNHPANQLITSNEMVTNN; encoded by the coding sequence ATGAATTTAGTTGATTATAAAAATATTTCTAATGATTCTTTTAAAGAAGAAATAAACGCTATTATTTCAAAAAGCGTTTCCATTGGCGCTCTGCTTGCAGGTATACTTGTTCCCTTTTTCAGTGTTTTGGATTTTATATTTAAACAACAGCATTTCACCCTGTTCCTTTTTGTTAGAATTGCAGTAAGTTTGTGTGCATGGATTATATACGCCATAACATTTTCAAACTATAAAAAAAGCTATTATCTCGGAGCACTTTTAACTATTATTATCGGAGGTTCAATTGCACTGATGTGTTATCTGGACCTGGGCCCTGCTGATCCCTATTATGCCGGAATAAATCTTCCCATTCTTGGATTTGGTATACTGCTCCCCATGACTTTAAAGCAGAGTATTATCCCAAGTGCAATAGTATGGCTTTTATATGTTATACCAAACTTATTAATACTTGATGCACAAAATATACAGATATTTATCAGCAATAACTTTTTCATAGTATCTACTATTGTAATATCTGCTGCAAGCTCGCGTTTTCATTTACGGCAGCGTAAAGCGCAATGGCTTACTAATAACAAACTTGCTACAGCCCATAATAAAATTGAATCCTATGCAAAAGACCTTGAAAAAGAAGTAGATAACAGAACAAAGCAGGCCCTTCAGTCTGAAAAACTCGCAGCAGTGGGGCAGCTTGCAGGCGGTATTGCTCATGATTTTAATAATATTCTTACTGCAATCCTCGGAACCAGCCAGATTTTACTGCAGTCTCTTCATGAAGACGACCCGTTAAGAGAGGATATTAATACAATTTATAAAGCAGGAACAAGAGCTGTTGATCTTGTAAAACAACTCCTTGCATTCAGTAAAAATCAGGTTATGCAGCCGAAGGTTATAAACATTAACGAAATTTTATTGATTTCAAAGAGAATGCTGTCCCGCATTATCGGCGAGGATATAAAGCTGATAGTAAACTGCTGTGAAAAACTTAAATTCGTAAAAGCCGATCCTGTTCAAATTGAACAGATAATTTTTAATCTTGCTGTTAACGCAAGGGATGCCATGGCCAACGGAGGCACCCTGACTATTGAAACTTCAAACATTACACTTACTGAAATAAACCGCCACAACTTTAATATTTCCATCCCCTCCGGTGATTATGTCATTCTTACAGTATCGGATACCGGAACAGGTATGCAGGATGATATCAGGGAAAAAATATTTGAACCATTTTTTACAACAAAGGAATCATTGGGAACTGGCCTTGGCCTCTCTACTGTTTACGGTATAGTCAAGCAGAGCGGCGGATATATTATTTGCCAGTCTAAATTGGAACAGGGTACAACATTCAAAATATTTTTACCAGTATCTACTGAAAATGGAAACTCCGAACTATCGGGAGATAAAAAGGATAAAATTAATTTTAGAGGTACTGAAACAATTCTTTTGGTCGAAGATGAAGATGAAGTACGTAAGCTAACAGCAAGAATCCTTAAAAAATTCGGATATACTGTTCTTGAAGCAGAAAAACCTGTCAAAGCAATTGCCATTGCAGATCAATTTCACGGCAAGATTGACCTTTTACTTACAGATATTATAATGCCTGATATGAACGGCAAAGCATTAGCTGACAAAATTTTAGGGGAACACCCCGACATTAAGGTGCTGTTTACTTCCGGTTATATAAACAATAAACTGACTAAATTCATTGATGCAAAATTCAGGTCTGCATTTCTCCAAAAACCATTTACCATGGAAGAATTAACGTCCAAAATAAGAACTGTATTAAATCACCCGGCAAATCAACTTATTACATCAAATGAAATGGTTACAAATAATTAA